One genomic window of Meles meles chromosome 3, mMelMel3.1 paternal haplotype, whole genome shotgun sequence includes the following:
- the IRF1 gene encoding interferon regulatory factor 1, translating into MPITRMRMRPWLEMQINSNQIPGLIWINKEEMIFQIPWKHAAKHGWDINKDACLFRSWAIHTGRYKAGEKEPDPKTWKANFRCAMNSLPDIEEVKDQSRNKGSSAVRVYRMLPPLTKNQRKERKSKSSRDAKSKAKRKPCGDSSPDTFSDALSSSTLPDDHSSYTAQGYEVERDLTPALSPCAVTSTLPDWHIPVEIMPDSTSDLYHFQVSPMPSTSEATTDEDEEGKLTEDIMKLLEQTGWQPTNVDGKGYLLNEPGAQPTPLYGDFSCKEEPEVDSPGGYIGLIPSDLKTMDPNWLEGLLPPVRLPSIQAIPCAP; encoded by the exons GAGGAGATGATCTTCCAGATTCCATGGAAGCACGCTGCCAAACATGGCTGGGACATTAACAAGGATGCCTGTCTGTTCCGAAGCTGGGCCATTCACACAG GCCGATACAAAGCAGGGGAAAAGGAGCCAGATCCCAAGACGTGGAAGGCCAACTTTCGCTGTGCTATGAACTCCCTGCCAGACATTGAGGAAGTGAAGGACCAGAGCAGGAACAAGGGCAGCTCAGCCGTGCGGGTCTACCGAATGCTCCCGCCCCTCACCAAGAACCAGAGGAAAG AGAGGAAGTCCAAGTCCAGCCGAGATGCTAAGAGCAAGGCCAAGAGGAAG CCATGTGGTGACTCCAGTCCTGATACCTTCTCTGATGCGCTCAGCAGCTCTACCCTGCCCGATGACCACAGCAGCTATACTGCCCAGGGCTATGAGGTTGAGCGGGACCTAACTCCAG CACTGTCCCCGTGTGCCGTTACTAGTACGCTCCCTGACTGGCACATCCCAGTGGAAATTATGCCCGATAGCACCAGTGACCTCTACCACTTCCAGGTGTCACCCATGCCCTCCACTTCAGAAG CCACAACTGATGAGGATGAAGAAGGGAAATTAACTGAGGACATCATGAAG CTCTTGGAGCAGACGGGGTGGCAGCCAACAAACGTGGATGGGAAGGGATACCTGCTCAATGAACCCGGGGCCCAGCCCACCCCTCTCTATGGAGACTTCAGCTGCAAGGAGGAGCCAGAAGTTGACAGCCCTGGAG GGTATATTGGACTGATACCTTCAGATCTGAAGACCATGGACCCCAACTGGCTAGAGGGCCTGTTGCCCCCAGTCAGGCTGCCCTCTATCCAGGCCATTCCTTGTGCGCCGTAG